A segment of the uncultured Desulfobulbus sp. genome:
GATCTCCATATTGACCATGCCCTGGAACACCCCGATGCCGTGATCGCGGTGAACGACAAAATCGCCTTCCGAGAGCTGTTCGAGCTGAACCGGCTCGCCCTCCTTGCGCCCCTTTTTCCTGTGCCGGCCCGAACGCAGTCGTTTCTCGCCAAACAGTTCCGAGGCCGAAAGAAAATGGATCCGCTCCTCGGGCAGGTCAAACCCTCGCGACAGCGGATGTTCGAAACAGTGGAGCACCTTTGTGTCGTCAACCGGTGCAGTGCAGAAGGGGGCGGGCTGGAGGACGGTCTGCAGCTGGTAGTGACCGAGCAGTTCCCGCAGATGCTCGCATTGACGCAGGGAACGGCAGGCAAGAACAATGGTCTCTTTGCCCTCTTGCCACCGGATGATGCGATCGGCGAGGGGGGCGAGCAGCCCCCGTTTCTTGCGTTGCAGCTCTATCTCCTGGGCAAGGAGCCCGTGATCACTGCAGGCAAGGGTCTGTGTCTCCACCTGCCCTTCCGGGTCCGGCAAAACGGAGATCCGGGCGGAGAGCCGTTTACCGACAATCTCCTCGTACTCCTCAACACCAAGGAAAAGGTCCTCCGGCGGCAACGCCGCTCTCTGCTTGTCCACCGCCTCCAGGTAGTTTGCCTGAATGCGGTCGCGCACCAGAGACATCCTGCGAGCCACGGAAGGTCCGTCGGAGAGCATGAGCAATGCATCTGCGGGGAGGTAATCGAACACGCTGTGCAGTGCCTCCCGGCCACCATAGACCAGCGGCAGAAAAAATTCAATGCCGGGGAAACGCTGGCCGGTGCTCAGACGCTCGCGCAGACCGCGGGTCGCCTGGGCCGGCCACTGCAGTTCCTCGCCGCAGTGCTGAAGAAATCTCTGCCAGTCCCTCCGCTCATCCTCGGGCGGAAACAACAATTCGGTTGCCGGCAGGAGCACGGTCTCTGCAAGCGATTGTTTGGAGCGCTGGGACACAGGATCAAAAAGACGGATGCTTTCAACGGTGTCACCGAAAAAATCAAGGCGAAGAGGGCCGGAGTGCTCGGCATCGAGGGCGGGCGGGAAGACATCGACAATGCCCCCGCGCAGGGCCAGATCCCCTTCCTGCCGCACCATATCACATAGCTGGTAACCGCTGGCGGTGAGGGAGGCGATCAACCCCTCCTGATCGATATCCTCGTTGGCAATAACCAACTCGCAGTGGTTATTGAGCGCAGTCGCCGGTAAAACGCGGCGAAGCACCGCTTCAGCCGAGGTCAAAAAAATGCAGGGTTCGGGGCTCTCTTTGACCTGGTAGAGGGTGGCGATCCGCTGACAGATGGTGGCCGGGTCGGGGGAAAGCGGTGTATAGGGGGGGATTTCGTAGCTCGGATAGATCAGCACCCGGCAGGACGAGAAAAAAGCCAGGTCTTGGGCCAGCAGCTCAAGATGTTCATCGGCAGGAAGAATACAGCAGATGGTCGTGTGCAGCTGCTCCACTGCCCTGCTTAACAACAGGGCAGTGGAGGCGCCATGAAGACCGCAAATGTCAAAATATGGGCCGCGTTCACGCAGCCGCGCCAGGATCGACTGCATGCACAGCGTTTGAGTAGAGGTTGCTGGAAATTTTAGAAGGTACCGCCCATACTGAAATCCCAGTTCGAGCTGTCTTCGCCATCTTTTTGATCCAAGTTAAAGCCCCAGGCCAGGCGAAGCGGCCCAAGCGGTGAGGCCCAAAGGATGCCAACGCCGGCAGTTTTTTTGTAGTCGCCGAAATCCCAGTCATCGTCAACGTCGTATACGTTACCGAAGTCATGAAAAATCTCTCCATCCATGCCCATATCCTTGATCAGCGGGAAGATGATCGAGACTGTACCGTACCACATCTTGTCGCCACCGATCTTATCGCCGGTGTCTGGATCAAGAGGGCTGATCGAGGCCGACTCGAACCCGCGGATGGAGTTCATGCCACCGAGGAAGAAATGCTCATACACCGGCAACTTGTCGTCTTCGTTTTCAAAGGCTTGGCCGATGGCGCCCTTGACATGAAAGACCGTGCTCCAGACCAGGGGGAAATACCAGGAGGAGGAGGCTTCCACCTTGGTGAACTGGGCGTCGCCGCCAAGCGGACCACCGGCATATTCCACACTGATACTGTTGCGCGAGCCCTCGGTGGGCGAGAACAGTTTATCGCGGGTATCGCGGACAAAGGAGAGGTCAACCGCGCTCTCCCAGTGAATTTTGGCCGACTCCTTGATGTAGGTGGAGGCCGAATCATCGATATCGGTGATATCGGTGTCCTGCAGGGTATAGCCGTAATAGATGCGCCACTGCTCGATAAGCGGATGGCCGAGGCGCACAGTGCCACCGGTTGAATCCTTGGTGAAGTCATCGTACTCATGTTCCCAGTTGAACAGGTTGGTGCTTCCCGAGACCTGGGAGTCCATGATGCGGGGATTGGTGAAGGTCAGGTTGTACTTGGTCGACTTTGACGAGGTTGAGGCGGCCAGGGAGAGACGGTTACCGGTTCCGAAGATGTTATCCTCCGAGATCTCGCCCATGAAAAGCACGTTCTCTGAAGAGGAGTAACCGGCACCGATACTGAACTGGCCGGTGGATTTCTCCTTGACATTGACGATCACGTCCATCTGGTTTTCCACCATGGTTGGCTTGGGAGTGACCGTCACCTCCTCAAAAAAGCCAAGACGGTTGAGCTTCTGGGTCGAGGTACGAATGGCCTTGGAGTTGAACTTCCCGCCCTCCTCCACCTTGAGATCACGGCGAATGACGTTGTCCCGGGTACGGGTGTTGCCTTGAATCTCCACCCGGTTGATATAGGCCATGGCGCCCTGGGTGACGTGCAGTTTCAGGTCGATGCGCTTGTTCGCCTCGGATTTATCGATTTTGGTGCTCACATCGGCAAAGGCATAGCCCTTTTCGGCGTACATATCGCTGATGCGGGTGATGTCATCCCGCAGTACCTGACGGTTGAGGTATTCCTCGTCACGAATCTTCATTTGGGCAAGGATCTCTTCCTTGCTCTTGATCAGATCACCGTCGATATCAACCGTGCCGACTTTAAAACGAGGCCCCTCATCGATGGGAAAGGTGATATATAAATCGCCTTCCTTCTGCTTGACGATGGGCTCCCCCACCTTGGCCTCGATGAAACCGTGGTTCTGGTAGAAGTTGGCGATGCGTTCGGCGTCCTGGCGGAGCACTTCCATTTTCAGCACGCCCGCGTCGGTCAGCCAGGAAATCCACCAACTGTGGGTACTGGTCTGAATGACATCATCCAGGTCTCCATCTGAGAAACTGTTGTTCCCTGAGAAGGAGATCTCTTCGATGGTGATCTTCTCGCCTTCCTTGATGGTGAAGCGGACCTCGGTCTTGCCGTCGTCGGCGGCGGCAATCTGCCCGTTGACCTCGGTATTGAAATAGCCTTTGGATTTGTAGAGGTCCTTGATCTTATTGACAGCCTCGTTGACCTTGGAGGGATTGAGAATCGAGTTGGCCGTGATCCCGGCAGCCTCACGGACCTCCTCTTCCTTGATCTCATCGGCGCCGGTGATCAGTACCTTGCTGACCAGTGGCTTCTCCTTGACATGGAAGATGATCTTTTTGCCGGCCTCTGAATCGGTGGCTTCAATTTCAACGTTGTCAAAATAGCCTAGGCTAAAGACTGATTTCAGATCCTGACGCAGGGTTGAGGGATCGTAGAGATCGCCCGGTTTGGTGGAAATCTTCTGCAGAATGGCGCCGGAATCGATGCGAACGTTGCCCTCGGGAACAATGGAGGCGACCGAGGCGCTTCTGTTGGAATAGGCAAGCATGGCACCGACAATGTCACCGGAGAGCCGCGGCAGATCATTGACGGACTCGGCCTCGCGAAATGCGGAGTAAGGCGCCTGTGGCGCCAGGACGTCGACGATGGAGCAGTCGACACTGATCCGGTTCCCCAGTTTGTTGACACTCCCCACCACCACGTAATCGGCTCCGGCCGATTCGGCGACCCGAACCAGGCTGGCCGATGACGGAGGCCATGCCCCCTGATAGCCGACCAGTCGTTCCGCCTGGGAGCGGGGCATCATCTTCATGCCTTTGGCTGCAACCTCCTGGGCCAGTGACTTGTCCGCCACAAGCGCGATATTTGCGGCATCCGGAGCATTGATTTTGAACGGCAGGAAAAGGGTGCTGTGCTCCAAAGCCGAGGCCACCTGCGGCAAGCCGGCGAGACAACCGAAAACCAAAGCACAGAGCAGAAGTGAAAAAGTCTGATACGCCGATCGTTTCTTAGATGTCGACTGCATGGATGAAGGTCCTGTTAGAGTCATAGTGTCGTTCGATGCCTGCCAATCATGCCGGCATCGACCATGGGAGGGGAGGAAAGGGCAAAACGGCACGCCTTCGCTTCTCGATATACATGCCATTGTCACAAAATTGCTCAAATGGCGATTCTCGCTTCACAAGGTTCTGCATTTGTGAGAGCGTTACCTACAGTAGAGTTTGTGTGCAACGTACTGCTAATTGCCGGTCATTATGACAGGTTTGCCTGTTTTTGCAAGAAATTCCGCGTCACACCAGAGACGCTTCTCCGCATTTGAAAACCAGGGAATTGCTCCGTTCTTCCGCGGGCAAGGAAAGTGAGAAAAGGTGTCAGTCATGATCCTGCGGCGACAGCAGGGCAGCGACCGCCTCCTGCAACTGGCTGGCGAGCAACTGCTTGTCACTGCTCTTAAAATGATCGGTGGCGATCGGCCGGCCGATCCTGATCACGATCTCGCCTCCTCGGGGCAGGTATTTTCCTTTGGGCAGCACCTCGTAGGATCCGTTGAATCCCAAAGGCACGATCGGCACCCCGGCCTTGATGGCCAGCAGCACGGCACCGGCCTTGAAATCCTGCAGCTGGCCATTGGCGCTTCTGGTCCCTTCGGGAAAGATGAGCACGGAACTGCCCTGGGAAATTCTTTGGGCCGCCTTATCCAGGCTTTTCATGGCCTGCCGACCATGGGAACGGTCGATGGGTATGTAGCCGACACGGTGCATGGCCTGCCCAAACACGGGAATCGTAAAGAGCTCCTTTTTGGCGATCCAACGGAAATCATGGGGAAAATAACCTTGAAAGGAAAAAATATCGTATTGGCTCACATGATTTCCGGCAAAGATATAGGTCTGGGAGGGGTCGATATGCTCAAAGCCCTCGACCCGAACCCTGACACCGGCCAGTCGGCAAAGAATGCGGCCCCAATAGCGGGGAAAGACCTGGGCCTTGACCTCTGATTTTCGGCCCAACAACAGGTCGAGCAAGGACAAGGCGGAAACGGCAAAGGTGAGAAACGGGGCAGCGACCAGGGTGCAGATCCCGCGAATGAACTGAGCAGGCGACATGAAAAAACCATTGATTGAACGAAATGCCGCCCAAAAAATACCGCCGTGTTCCAGAGGGGGACGGCGTAACGGCAAGCAAAATTTCTTTTTTACTTATCAAGGACCTGAGGGAAGAGCAAGCATTTATCCCCCTTTCCGACCTTTCACCGGGGGCCGTTTCTCAAGGTCCAGCCCGAGACGCCCTGCAAAGGCGGCGGGATTGACGGGAGAAGATCAATCGAATATAGTCTCTTGCTTTCAACTATACGATTGTACTTCCACTGCTTGATCAAAGAGATAACGACTTGTCCGCATTAAAGGAGTCTACTGTGACTGCAGAAATCATCACCGTAAAAACTGATGGAACACTCTCTGTTCCCGAAAACCCCATCATTCCCTTCATCGAAGGAGACGGAACCGGGCCGGATATCTGGGCGGCTACCCAGAAGGTGCTCGATGCTGCAGTTGCCCGCAGTTACAACGGATCCCGCGCCATCGAATGGCTGGAAATCCTTGCTGGAGAAAAGGCCTTTGCGACCACCGGCGAATGGCTCCCCAAGGCCACGGTCGAGGCACTGAAAAAATACATGGTCAGCATCAAGGGCCCCTTGACCACTCCGGTCGGCGAGGGCATGCGCAGCCTGAATGTCACCCTTCGCCAGGTCCTTGATCTCTATGCCTGTGTCCGTCCGGTACGCTATTATCAGGGTGTGGTTTCTCCGGTGAAGAATCCCGAACAGGTGGACATGATCATCTTTCGGGAAAACACCGAGGATGTCTATGCCGGCATCGAATGGCAGGCCGGCACCGAAAAGGCCAACCGGGTCATTGAATTTCTCCGCAATGAGATGGGGGCCTCGGTACGCGACAACTCCGGCATCGGTATCAAACCGATCTCCGAATTCGGCACCAAACGACTGGTGCGCAAGGCCATCCAGTATGCCCTTGATGCGGGCCGCGATTCCGTGACCCTGGTCCACAAGGGCAATATCATGAAGTTCACCGAGGGCGCCTTCCGCAACTGGGGCTATGAGTTGGCGGTCGAGGAATTCGGCGAGCTGACCATCACCGAAGCCGCTCTGTGGGAGCAGCACAACGGCGTCGTGCCCGAGGGAAAAATCGTGATCAAGGATCGCATCGCCGACGCCATGTTCCAACAGATCCTGCTCCGTCCCAACGAGTATTCCGTCCTGGCCATGCCCAACCTCAACGGAGATTACATGTCGGATGCCCTTGCCGCCCAGGTCGGTGGCCTGGGAATGGCTCCCGGCGCCAACATCGGCGACGGCGTGGCCATGTTTGAAGCCACCCACGGCACCGCCCCCAAGTATGCCGGTTTGGATAAGGTCAATCCCGGCTCCCTGTTGCTCTCCGGGGTCATGCTCCTGGATTACATCGGCTGGAAGGAGGCGGCGGCCCTGATCCAGACGGCGATGGAAAAAACGATTTCCAAAAAGACCGTCACCTATGACCTGGCGCGTCTCATGGACGGGGCAACCGAGCTTTCCTGCTCCGCATTCGGCAGCGCGATCATCAACAACATGTAACCGTGGCCCGCGGGCGGATGTCTCTGCTTGGAGCCATCCAGGACCTCCTGTTTCCGCCACTTTGCCTGGGTTGCTCGCGGCGGCTGGATCATTCCCGGCCGCCGCTTTTCTGTAGCGACTGTCGCGCGCAACTGGTCTTCATCACCTCCCCGCGCTGTCCCTGCTGCGGCGTTCCCTACACCAGCGGTGTTGATCACCTCTGTGGCGACTGCCTGGGCAAGCACAATCATTTCGACCTGGCCCGATCCCTGCTCCTCTACCGCCCGCCTGCGGACAAGCTCATCCTTGGCTTGAAATTCGGCGGGCAACTCAGCGGACTGCACACTCTCAGCACCCTCACCAAATCCTCACCGGCCGTTCTTGACCTGACCCCTCCGGACTACCTCATCCCCGTGCCCCTACATGGCAAGCGTCTCCGCCAGCGTGGCTATAACCAGTCGGCCCTGCTAGCCCGGGGATGTTTTCCCCAATGGAAAAGCAAACTGCGCCTTGATCTGTTGAGCAGAGATCGACACACCCCGCCCCAATCGCACCTGAGCGGCAAAGAGCGGCGGCAAAACCTCAAGGGGGCATTCTCCCTTGATGGACGCACTGACCTTGACGGCAAGACAGTGCTGTTGATCGACGATGTCCTGACCACCGGAAGCACGGTCAACGAGTGCGCCAAAATACTCCGCAGCAAAGGGGCCGGACGCATTGAAGTGTTTACCCTGGCGCGCAGTCTTGCCCAGGCAACGTCACAGCCTTAAACATGCGCGCCAACGACCGCTAAAAAAAAAACGGCCCCCGCAGAAATATCCGCGAGGGCCGTTCCTATGTATGCAGCCGCTCACCCCACAGCCGATTTTGGACAGAAGGTCACATCAGATTAGGCCTAGTCAGGCAACAGGCCATCTCTGAAGCGAGACGCCCTTAAAGGTCGATCTCGAGTTGTTCTGCGCAAACAGTCCCGTTACCAGGTCCGATAGATGCCCGTGTCCAGATGGACAAAATCGGATTTGGGATAGTAGCCCACACCACCGGTCTGCATGTTCATCGCGCATTGGCGAATATGGCTCAAGCTGACCCCGGGCAACGAAATATCGATCGCCTTGCCCTGCATGTGCAGGCTGTGGCCGGCGACGCCCGATTTGGTGCGGGCCAACTTGCGGTTGGTCTGGGGAGATCGGAAGGCGGAAACAACCTTGTAGGGCCCCTTTGTTCCCATCTCCTGCTGCACGACCCAAAGGATATCGAGCAACTTTGGATCCATGCGATGGATCTGGCCTGTCTGGTAATCTCGAAGGAAGGCATTGATCTGGGCAAGCGCCCTCGGGTCATACGAATTTCCTGTACCGTACCTGACGGTCAGCTCTTTTTGCGCCCGCACATGGTACAGCGAGATGGAACGCTTTTTGGCAACCTTGGCCGAGCAGATATCGGCAATGGACAGTGTGGCGAGCCCGGCAAGGGCCTGGGTGGAATGAATGAGAAACGAACGACGGGTCGAATGAAGAATTGTTTTTTCTGGAACCATTATTCTCTTTGTGTTTGGGCCTTTCAATTTTATCCTTGATGGACAAACTCGTACACCCACGCTGAGTGGTTGCAGCCTTGATACTTGACTCGCACTGCACCGCAAAAATGGCTTGGCGGCTCACAACACGTTGTTTTCAATATCATGTTGTGCTCAACCTGAGCCCTGCGAGCTCTCAAAATTGTCGTCCTCGTAAAAAGCCTCGAGAACGACGTTTCGCGCTTCGTAACCAACTGATTTCACGATATGTGATTTTCAGGTTTTTGACTTGTTACGAAGCCGTCAAAATTGGCAGTCATTAAAATGGAAAGAGCCAGCATTGTCAAGGCCTTGAGCTCGAGTTGCCCGGTCGTTTGTTTTTTTCACTCTATCTTTTCAGCACGTTAGCCCAATAATTATTTTTAGATCATGCTAACACGGCAACATAGGGAAGCTAAATTTTGTATTATCTCAGGCGGACAGACAGGTGCGGACCTGGCCGCACTCGATGCCGCCATCGCCCTGGGGATTCCCCATGGAGGCTGGCTCCCCAGAGGACGCAAAACCGAAGCAGGACCGCTTCCCCCCAGCTACCGCCTGCAGGAGCACCACTCGCCGCGCTACCGCGATCGAACGGAAAAAAATATTCTCGCAGCCGATGCCACCCTGATCTGTTCCTTCGGGCCACTCAGTGGCGGCTCCGCACTGACCGAGGCCCTGGCCATTCGCCACGATCGTCCGGTTTTCCATATCGACTTCGAACATGCTTCCCCGCAGGCCGCGGCAACGCGCGTAGAACAGTGGCTTGCCCGGGTACAGCCGACGACCCTGAATGTGGCCGGACCGCGAGCCAGTAACGATGCCCGTATTTATCAGGCGGTGTATGCGTTGATGACCGCTGTTCGCTGGCCGAGATAGGGTCTTGTCATTTGCTGCTCGACAGAGCCTGTGCGCCGCACTACCTTGTTCGATAGTCTTTTTTAACGTTCTCGTAAAAAGCCCCGTGAACGGCGTTTCGCTCTTGGTCACGTACGAATTTCACACGACCTCACCTTCAGGTCTCTCCCTTTTTACGAGTCATTTTTTAATCCGTCTCTCTTTTGGGAGCCATAACCATGCAACAACCTCCTTCCCCCTCCTACAGCCGTGGCGAAGAGTTGGCCAACACCCTCACCCATGGCCTGGGAACCGCTCTGGCCCTGAGCGGACTCGTGCAGATGGTGCTAGTCTCCTCCTGGTACGGCACGGCCCGTGATATTGTCAGCAGCGCCCTCTACGGATCCACCCTTGTTTTGCTCTACCTGGCCTCAACCCTCTATCATGCGGTGCAGCGGCCAGAGGCAAAAAAAATCCTGCGCATCGTCGATCACTCCGCCATACTGCTGCTGATTGCCGGCACCTATACCCCCTTTACCCTCATCAGCCTGCACGGCCCATGGGGCTGGAGCCTTTTCGGCACCATCTGGGGGCTGGCCCTGTTGGGCATCATCCTTGAGATCACCAGCCTTCGCCGTCTGCGATTCCTGCTCATCGGCCTGTATCTGGTCATGGGATGGGCCGTGGTCGTTGCGGTGAAGCCAATGCTGAGCCACGTCGCCCCCTCCGGCCTCTGGCTGCTGCTCGCCGGAGGACTGTGCTATACCGGCGGCCTCGTCTTTTATCTCTGGAAACGGCTCCCCTACCACCATGCAATCTGGCATCTCTTTGTGCTCGCGGGATCCGTGCTTCACTACTGTTCTATCTATTGCGATGTACTCCCCCATGCGGCCTAGCCGATTCTTTCAGTGAGACCATGCCCATCATGCCAACGACCCCTTTGCAGGCCACCGATTCGACGCTTCTCGCCACCTCGCCCGAACGCATTTGGCCGGTTTTAGCCGATATCAACCGCTATCCCCAGTGGTGGCCCGCCACATTTTTTCTCCGGGTTTCGCCCGCGCCCACCGGCCTGATCGGCAGTGAGCTGCATCTCCGCCCCATGGGGGCACGTCCCTTTACCTGCCGGGTGGTCCAGGCCTATGAGCCGCACCGCATCGATCTCGAATATATCGGTTCCTTCATCACCGGCAATGCACAGTGGTTGCTCGAACCCGAATCCGAGGGAACCCGCGTCAGTTATGTGGTTGATGTCGTCGCCCACGGCATCATGGTTGCCCTGGCCGCGAGGATGATCAACCTGTCCGCGGTTCACTCGTCCTCCATGGAGAAAGTTTTTCGAGGGTTACACAAAAGGGTTCTTGGCTGAATGCGAAAAAGCCGTGCACCACACGGCGTTTTGCAAGGCTTTTGCTTCATTGATCCGTGTTTTTGTGTTACCAATAAAGATGACTTTGTAAAAAGCCAAAACCTGAAAATCACATCACGTGAAATCAGCGAGTTACGAAGCGCGAAACGTTCATTGCGGCGCATGCCCCAACCTTACCCTGACATCCCATGGCCACCCAACAAGCCTTTGTTGAAACCCTGCGCACCTATCTGGAATCAGAACGGTTGACGCTACCGGTTTTCAATCCCATTACCCTGCGGGTCCAACAGGAGTTGGTCAAAAAAGAGCCGAACTTTTCCAAAGTCGAAAAACTCATCCGCGCCGACCAGTCCCTGTCGAGCAACAT
Coding sequences within it:
- a CDS encoding SRPBCC family protein; translation: MPTTPLQATDSTLLATSPERIWPVLADINRYPQWWPATFFLRVSPAPTGLIGSELHLRPMGARPFTCRVVQAYEPHRIDLEYIGSFITGNAQWLLEPESEGTRVSYVVDVVAHGIMVALAARMINLSAVHSSSMEKVFRGLHKRVLG
- a CDS encoding ComF family protein; this translates as MSLLGAIQDLLFPPLCLGCSRRLDHSRPPLFCSDCRAQLVFITSPRCPCCGVPYTSGVDHLCGDCLGKHNHFDLARSLLLYRPPADKLILGLKFGGQLSGLHTLSTLTKSSPAVLDLTPPDYLIPVPLHGKRLRQRGYNQSALLARGCFPQWKSKLRLDLLSRDRHTPPQSHLSGKERRQNLKGAFSLDGRTDLDGKTVLLIDDVLTTGSTVNECAKILRSKGAGRIEVFTLARSLAQATSQP
- a CDS encoding lysophospholipid acyltransferase family protein, producing the protein MSPAQFIRGICTLVAAPFLTFAVSALSLLDLLLGRKSEVKAQVFPRYWGRILCRLAGVRVRVEGFEHIDPSQTYIFAGNHVSQYDIFSFQGYFPHDFRWIAKKELFTIPVFGQAMHRVGYIPIDRSHGRQAMKSLDKAAQRISQGSSVLIFPEGTRSANGQLQDFKAGAVLLAIKAGVPIVPLGFNGSYEVLPKGKYLPRGGEIVIRIGRPIATDHFKSSDKQLLASQLQEAVAALLSPQDHD
- the bamA gene encoding outer membrane protein assembly factor BamA codes for the protein MQSTSKKRSAYQTFSLLLCALVFGCLAGLPQVASALEHSTLFLPFKINAPDAANIALVADKSLAQEVAAKGMKMMPRSQAERLVGYQGAWPPSSASLVRVAESAGADYVVVGSVNKLGNRISVDCSIVDVLAPQAPYSAFREAESVNDLPRLSGDIVGAMLAYSNRSASVASIVPEGNVRIDSGAILQKISTKPGDLYDPSTLRQDLKSVFSLGYFDNVEIEATDSEAGKKIIFHVKEKPLVSKVLITGADEIKEEEVREAAGITANSILNPSKVNEAVNKIKDLYKSKGYFNTEVNGQIAAADDGKTEVRFTIKEGEKITIEEISFSGNNSFSDGDLDDVIQTSTHSWWISWLTDAGVLKMEVLRQDAERIANFYQNHGFIEAKVGEPIVKQKEGDLYITFPIDEGPRFKVGTVDIDGDLIKSKEEILAQMKIRDEEYLNRQVLRDDITRISDMYAEKGYAFADVSTKIDKSEANKRIDLKLHVTQGAMAYINRVEIQGNTRTRDNVIRRDLKVEEGGKFNSKAIRTSTQKLNRLGFFEEVTVTPKPTMVENQMDVIVNVKEKSTGQFSIGAGYSSSENVLFMGEISEDNIFGTGNRLSLAASTSSKSTKYNLTFTNPRIMDSQVSGSTNLFNWEHEYDDFTKDSTGGTVRLGHPLIEQWRIYYGYTLQDTDITDIDDSASTYIKESAKIHWESAVDLSFVRDTRDKLFSPTEGSRNSISVEYAGGPLGGDAQFTKVEASSSWYFPLVWSTVFHVKGAIGQAFENEDDKLPVYEHFFLGGMNSIRGFESASISPLDPDTGDKIGGDKMWYGTVSIIFPLIKDMGMDGEIFHDFGNVYDVDDDWDFGDYKKTAGVGILWASPLGPLRLAWGFNLDQKDGEDSSNWDFSMGGTF
- a CDS encoding putative molybdenum carrier protein; this translates as MLTRQHREAKFCIISGGQTGADLAALDAAIALGIPHGGWLPRGRKTEAGPLPPSYRLQEHHSPRYRDRTEKNILAADATLICSFGPLSGGSALTEALAIRHDRPVFHIDFEHASPQAAATRVEQWLARVQPTTLNVAGPRASNDARIYQAVYALMTAVRWPR
- the icd gene encoding isocitrate dehydrogenase (NADP(+)) produces the protein MTAEIITVKTDGTLSVPENPIIPFIEGDGTGPDIWAATQKVLDAAVARSYNGSRAIEWLEILAGEKAFATTGEWLPKATVEALKKYMVSIKGPLTTPVGEGMRSLNVTLRQVLDLYACVRPVRYYQGVVSPVKNPEQVDMIIFRENTEDVYAGIEWQAGTEKANRVIEFLRNEMGASVRDNSGIGIKPISEFGTKRLVRKAIQYALDAGRDSVTLVHKGNIMKFTEGAFRNWGYELAVEEFGELTITEAALWEQHNGVVPEGKIVIKDRIADAMFQQILLRPNEYSVLAMPNLNGDYMSDALAAQVGGLGMAPGANIGDGVAMFEATHGTAPKYAGLDKVNPGSLLLSGVMLLDYIGWKEAAALIQTAMEKTISKKTVTYDLARLMDGATELSCSAFGSAIINNM
- a CDS encoding hemolysin III family protein, with product MQQPPSPSYSRGEELANTLTHGLGTALALSGLVQMVLVSSWYGTARDIVSSALYGSTLVLLYLASTLYHAVQRPEAKKILRIVDHSAILLLIAGTYTPFTLISLHGPWGWSLFGTIWGLALLGIILEITSLRRLRFLLIGLYLVMGWAVVVAVKPMLSHVAPSGLWLLLAGGLCYTGGLVFYLWKRLPYHHAIWHLFVLAGSVLHYCSIYCDVLPHAA
- a CDS encoding DUF882 domain-containing protein, which codes for MVPEKTILHSTRRSFLIHSTQALAGLATLSIADICSAKVAKKRSISLYHVRAQKELTVRYGTGNSYDPRALAQINAFLRDYQTGQIHRMDPKLLDILWVVQQEMGTKGPYKVVSAFRSPQTNRKLARTKSGVAGHSLHMQGKAIDISLPGVSLSHIRQCAMNMQTGGVGYYPKSDFVHLDTGIYRTW